In the genome of Montipora foliosa isolate CH-2021 chromosome 3, ASM3666993v2, whole genome shotgun sequence, one region contains:
- the LOC137995446 gene encoding uncharacterized protein, producing MNCGLNRRLFVSTVECVLTYGCEAWALSLQEEKTLDSVYTRMLKMALNVFWEDHMRNSELYGNLPRLTNKTRQRRMGLAEHCVRHPELAASDLMLWEPTHGRRNRGRGRTTLIDTFKRDTGLNRVAEVRTLMEDPDEWRAAIRASRVGVGCRRRI from the coding sequence ATGAACTGTGGACTCAATCGACGCCTTTTCGTCTCTACAGTCGAGTGCGTACTCACATATGGATGCGAGGCATGGGCACTGTCCTTGCAAGAAGAAAAAACCCTTGACAGTGTTTACACACGGATGCTCAAAATGGCCCTAAATGTGTTCTGGGAGGACCACATGAGAAATTCTGAGCTCTATGGCAACCTCCCCAGGCTGACTAACAAGACCAGGCAAAGGCGCATGGGTCTAGCCGAACACTGTGTGAGACATCCGGAGCTCGCAGCAAGTGATCTTATGCTGTGGGAGCCAACGCACGGAAGGCGAAATCGTGGTCGAGGGCGAACAACTCTTATAGACACCTTCAAGAGAGACACGGGGCTCAACAGGGTTGCCGAAGTTCGAACGTTGATGGAGGATCCGGATGAGTGGCGTGCAGCGATACGAGCTTCCCGTGTTGGCGTCGGCTGCCGTCGGAGGATTTGA
- the LOC137997126 gene encoding uncharacterized protein, with amino-acid sequence MADGPVSTSSDNGSLENTTVELFSIKHDGPELENLLLKGERLIWTSDLETLKKFVEGTIQQHGKWSSPGGATKTFKSDNNRLTITWYRGKQSTLVFQGKDGPLLKEQLVNLFQRNEAQKPIDDADSLLSNSTALQSGGQGRKQQVMASGEGSGLDNCDCNGLSRELFAEMEGIKLELVILQKQVEANTRSLSSNLQSEETIISEELQPLELARLRNENRALTQRLSDLENSYESLKREARSILDENKSLVTALRLLNNEIDKGNKHSIPEINKDDLHTDDRPSWEVDGTTLTTNNRFLVLSNCETVDEENVTTNATTLTTNNRLPVLGNRETIDKENESTRSQPKKGAKSRAQPESVLIIGDSSIKNIDSQKLTKKTVDKRMYPDRRQTKQDVLRVFTPHSGS; translated from the exons ATGGCCGACGGTCCTGTTTCTACCAGCTCCGACAACGGTTCCTTGGAGAACACAACTGTTGAATTGTTTTCGATTAAACACGATGGCCCTGAGCTAGAAAATCTTCTGCTTAAAGGTGAACGTCTTATCTGGACTAGCGACTTGGAAACCTTGAAGAAATTTGTAGAAGGAACTATTCAGCAACACGGGAAATGGTCTTCACCGGGCGGAGCAACGAAGACCTTTAAAAGTGACAATAATAGATTGACGATAACGTGGTATCGTGGAAAACAATCAACTCTTGTTTTTCAAGGGAAGGACGGTCCTTTATTGAAGGAGCAATTAGTTAACTTGTTTCAGCGCAATGAAGCTCAGAAGCCAATCGACGATGCCGATTCACTTCTATCAAATTCAACTGCGTTGCAATCAGGCGGTCAAGGACGCAAACAACAGGTAATGGCTTCTGGAGAGGGCAGTGGATTAGATAATTGTGACTGCAATGGGCTGAGTCGCGAATTGTTTGCTGAGATGGAGGGTATTAAGCTCGAATTAGTGATTTTACAGAAGCAGGTCGAAGCTAACACAAGATCGTTGTCGAGCAACCTGCAAAGTGAGGAAACTATTATCAGCGAGGAGCTACAACCATTGGAATTAGCGAGACTCCGAAACGAAAATCGCGCTCTTACACAGAGGCTaagtgatcttgaaaacagTTATGAGTCTTTGAAGCGGGAAGCGAGATCAATCcttgatgaaaataaaagtttggTAACGGCCCTGCGACTCCTAAATAACGAAATCGATAAAGGAAATAAACATTCGATCCCAGAGATTAACAAAGATGATTTGCATACAGACGATCGGCCCTCTTGGGAGGTTGATGGCACAACTTTAACAACAAACAATCGCTTCTTAGTTCTAAGCAACTGTGAAACCGTTGACgaggaaaatgtgacaactaATGCGACAACATTAACAACAAATAATCGCTTGCCAGTTCTAGGTAACCGTGAAACCATCGACAAGGAGAATGAGTCAACTAGATCTCAGCCTAAGAAAGGTGCTAAATCACGCGCTCAACCGGAATCGGTTTTAATCATAGGAGATTCCTCAATCAAGAACATCGATTCCCAGAAGCTCACCAAGAAAACAGTCGACAAGCGCATGTATCCAG ACCGTCGGCAAACAAAGCAAGACGTCCTCAGGGTTTTCACGCCCCATTCCGGCAGTTAG